From Halapricum desulfuricans, a single genomic window includes:
- a CDS encoding YeaH/YhbH family protein, with product MGLRDDLERYREVGEKRRQDLAEFIQYGDLGKSRADSVRIPIKIVDLPEFVYDRRDRGGVGQGEGAEEGDPVEQPQPDDGDEDGDPGEEGGDHEYYEMDPEEFARELDEQLGLDLDPKGKKVVEETEGDFTDITRTGPSSTLDFERLFKEGLKRKMAMDFDEAYVREALRVAGWGPATVYEWARGENIPVSRAWIEDAYEGMPADERDRWGSIEEMTERVEHESAAQRIRREGINEIPFRRQDERYRYPEIIEEKERNVVVVNIRDVSGSMRQQKRELVERTFTPLDWYLQGKYDNAEFVYIAHDAEAWEVNREEFFGIRSGGGTRISSAYELAMTALDEAYPWSEWNRYVFAAGDSENSSNDTEDKVIPLMEAIPANLHAYVETQPSGNAINATHAEEVERHFRDADDVAVAYVNGPGDVVDAIYEILSTDEQS from the coding sequence ATGGGACTGAGAGACGACCTCGAACGCTACCGCGAGGTCGGCGAGAAGCGCCGCCAGGATCTCGCGGAGTTTATCCAGTACGGTGACCTCGGGAAGTCCCGGGCGGATTCGGTCCGGATCCCGATCAAGATCGTCGATCTGCCGGAGTTCGTCTACGACCGGCGCGACCGGGGCGGGGTCGGCCAGGGCGAGGGCGCCGAAGAAGGTGACCCCGTCGAACAGCCACAGCCGGACGACGGCGACGAGGACGGCGACCCCGGCGAGGAGGGCGGCGATCACGAGTACTACGAGATGGATCCCGAGGAGTTTGCCCGGGAACTGGACGAACAGCTCGGGCTGGATCTCGATCCCAAGGGCAAGAAGGTGGTCGAGGAGACAGAAGGGGATTTCACCGACATCACCCGGACCGGACCGTCCTCGACGCTGGATTTCGAGCGGCTGTTCAAGGAGGGGCTCAAGCGCAAGATGGCGATGGACTTCGACGAGGCGTACGTCCGTGAGGCCCTGCGAGTCGCCGGCTGGGGCCCGGCGACGGTCTACGAGTGGGCCCGCGGGGAGAACATCCCCGTCTCCCGAGCGTGGATCGAGGACGCTTACGAGGGGATGCCTGCTGACGAGCGCGACCGGTGGGGATCCATCGAGGAGATGACCGAACGCGTCGAGCACGAGAGTGCAGCCCAGCGCATTCGCCGGGAAGGGATCAACGAGATCCCCTTTCGGCGTCAGGACGAACGCTATCGCTACCCCGAGATCATCGAGGAGAAAGAGCGCAACGTCGTCGTGGTCAACATCCGCGACGTCTCCGGGAGTATGCGCCAGCAGAAACGCGAGCTAGTCGAGCGGACCTTCACCCCGCTTGACTGGTATCTCCAGGGCAAGTACGACAACGCCGAGTTCGTCTACATCGCCCACGACGCCGAGGCCTGGGAGGTCAACCGCGAGGAGTTCTTCGGCATCCGCAGCGGCGGCGGGACTCGCATCTCTAGCGCCTACGAGCTGGCGATGACAGCGCTCGACGAAGCCTATCCCTGGAGCGAGTGGAACCGCTACGTCTTCGCCGCCGGCGACAGCGAAAACTCGTCGAACGACACCGAGGACAAGGTAATCCCGCTGATGGAAGCGATCCCGGCGAATCTCCACGCCTACGTCGAGACTCAGCCCAGCGGGAACGCGATCAACGCGACCCACGCCGAAGAGGTCGAGCGGCACTTCCGGGACGCCGACGACGTCGCCGTGGCCTACGTCAACGGACCAGGGGACGTGGTCGACGCCATCTACGAGATCCTCAGCACGGACGAACAGTCATGA
- a CDS encoding PrkA family serine protein kinase, producing MDGEQFITAADRELDATYQEPLSLPGYVDLLLDRPELAAHASKYLLDAIEDAGTRTVIEEGEERERYRFFDDPHNDGEHAILGNTEVLNGLVDDLRSIAARRGKDEKIVWLEGPTATGKSELKRCLINGLRAYSRTDAGRRYTVEWNVAGADGEATGLTYGDRQVSDEDDWYESPVQVHPLTVFPQTVRAELLEAINGQLDEHDSVSVEGDLDPFSREAYEYLEEQYRREGVADLFSAVTSPRHLRVKNYVVDVGQGIGVLHSEDEGSPKERLVGSWMAGMLRELDSRGRKNPQAFSYDGVLSQGNGLLTIVEDAAQHADLLQKLLNVPDEGAVKLDRGIGMDIDTQLVIISNPDLEATLNQHADREGQDPLKALKRRLNKHRFGYLTNLSLETQLLRRELTNDTTVWQADSWTELDGRIRSPAGVDVRREHGVRERELAPHTLEAAALYDVVSRLDDSDLPSELDPVEKALLFDRGYLQDGDERREIDAFAFSDSASDGERGIPVTYTRDVIADLLQTETERYHAELPVEDIIMPRDVLDAMATGLRTAPVFSTKEVAEFEERVVPVKNHIFNRQEEDVLAAIMREKRVEESTVEEYIEHVYAWATDERIENERGERVDPDPLKMKVFEIEHLGRFEERDYHGNEPTRNVEQFRTDRIITALNRYAWHNRDEQFQVGDVNPKEIPVIRTVLGSHDWADVKRTHEDFDPRQWDDPPANTETARVKARTIENMTDLFEYSEAGAELTSRHVMGQVSYRWD from the coding sequence ATGGACGGGGAGCAATTCATCACCGCGGCCGACCGGGAACTGGACGCGACCTACCAGGAGCCGCTGTCGCTGCCGGGCTACGTCGACCTGCTGCTCGACCGGCCGGAACTGGCCGCCCACGCCTCGAAGTACCTGCTCGACGCTATCGAGGACGCCGGCACCCGCACGGTCATCGAGGAGGGGGAAGAACGCGAGCGCTATCGCTTCTTCGACGACCCGCACAACGACGGCGAACACGCGATCCTCGGCAACACCGAGGTACTAAACGGGCTGGTGGACGACCTGCGATCGATCGCCGCTCGCCGCGGGAAAGACGAGAAGATTGTCTGGCTGGAAGGGCCGACAGCCACCGGCAAGTCCGAGCTCAAGCGCTGTCTCATCAACGGGCTGCGGGCCTACTCCAGGACCGACGCCGGCCGGCGATACACCGTCGAGTGGAACGTCGCCGGGGCCGACGGGGAAGCCACCGGCCTCACCTACGGCGACCGGCAGGTCAGCGACGAGGACGACTGGTACGAGAGTCCGGTGCAGGTCCACCCCCTGACGGTCTTCCCGCAGACGGTCCGAGCGGAGCTGCTCGAAGCGATCAACGGGCAACTAGACGAGCACGACAGCGTCTCCGTCGAGGGCGATCTCGACCCCTTCTCCCGGGAAGCCTACGAGTACCTCGAGGAGCAGTACCGCCGCGAGGGTGTCGCGGATCTGTTCTCGGCGGTGACGAGCCCGCGCCATCTCCGGGTGAAAAACTACGTCGTCGACGTCGGACAGGGGATCGGCGTCCTCCACAGCGAGGACGAAGGGAGCCCCAAGGAACGACTCGTCGGTTCCTGGATGGCCGGGATGTTGCGGGAGCTTGACTCCCGCGGGCGGAAGAACCCCCAGGCGTTCTCCTACGACGGCGTGTTGAGCCAGGGGAACGGCCTGCTGACGATCGTCGAGGACGCCGCCCAGCACGCCGACCTCCTGCAGAAGCTGCTGAACGTCCCCGACGAAGGTGCGGTCAAGCTGGACCGGGGGATCGGGATGGACATCGACACCCAGCTGGTCATCATCTCCAACCCGGACCTGGAAGCGACGCTGAACCAGCACGCCGACCGCGAGGGCCAGGACCCACTGAAGGCGCTCAAACGGCGGCTGAACAAACACCGCTTCGGCTACCTGACGAACCTCTCGCTGGAGACGCAACTCCTCCGGCGGGAACTGACCAACGACACGACGGTCTGGCAGGCCGACTCCTGGACGGAACTGGACGGGCGCATCCGCAGCCCTGCCGGAGTGGACGTGCGCCGGGAACACGGCGTTCGCGAGCGCGAACTCGCGCCGCACACCCTCGAAGCGGCGGCGCTGTACGACGTGGTGTCCCGACTGGACGATAGCGACCTCCCGAGCGAACTGGATCCGGTCGAGAAGGCCCTGCTGTTCGACCGCGGCTACCTCCAGGACGGCGACGAGCGCCGCGAGATCGACGCCTTCGCGTTCTCCGACAGCGCGAGCGATGGCGAACGCGGGATCCCGGTCACCTACACCAGAGACGTCATCGCCGACCTGCTCCAGACCGAGACCGAGCGGTATCACGCCGAGTTGCCCGTCGAGGACATCATTATGCCGAGAGACGTGCTAGACGCGATGGCTACCGGCCTCCGAACGGCACCGGTCTTCTCGACGAAGGAAGTTGCAGAATTCGAAGAACGGGTCGTCCCGGTCAAAAACCACATCTTCAACCGGCAGGAGGAGGACGTGCTGGCGGCGATCATGCGCGAGAAGCGCGTCGAGGAGTCCACTGTCGAGGAGTACATCGAGCACGTCTACGCGTGGGCGACCGACGAACGAATCGAAAACGAACGGGGCGAACGTGTCGACCCGGACCCGCTGAAGATGAAGGTCTTCGAGATCGAGCACCTCGGCCGCTTCGAGGAGCGGGACTATCACGGCAACGAGCCCACCCGGAACGTCGAGCAGTTCCGGACAGACCGGATCATCACCGCGTTGAACCGCTACGCCTGGCACAACCGCGACGAACAGTTCCAGGTCGGCGACGTCAATCCGAAGGAGATCCCGGTGATCCGAACCGTGCTTGGCAGCCACGACTGGGCCGACGTCAAGCGGACCCACGAGGACTTCGATCCGCGGCAGTGGGACGACCCGCCGGCGAACACCGAGACGGCCCGTGTCAAGGCGCGGACGATCGAGAACATGACCGATCTGTTCGAGTACAGCGAAGCCGGCGCGGAGCTGACCAGCCGCCACGTCATGGGACAGGTGAGCTACAGATGGGACTGA
- a CDS encoding PrkA family serine protein kinase, protein MTSNPDTLSELSDDYRASIPADLRDHHDFEWYLDQLYEEPAVARSAHQRVADMFDYYGTEYDEDAGLVEYKLASEDPINDGENTFYGRVIHESIHEFVNKVKSGARGLGPQKRIKLLLGPVGSGKSDFDRQVRRYFEDYTRRDEGRMYTFRWTNLCDVIPDQDPADDTVRSPMNQDPLVLIPEQQRQDILDDINELLDAPYTIRNEQALDPASEFYMDRLLAYYDDDLETVLEGHVEIVRLVADENMRQAIETFEPKDKKNQDETELTGDVNYSKIAIYGESDPRAFDYSGAFCNANRGLFSGEELLKLQREFLYDFLHATQEQTIKPKNNPRIDIDQVIVGRTNMPEYKEKKGDEKMEAFNDRTKRIDFPYVLGYEDEAMIYRKMLRNADLPDISVEPHTLEMAGLFGVLTRIEEPDAGKIDLIQKAKAYNGEIDATDDVDVKKLREEGDATAEIGEGMEGVSPRFIGDEIAEAIMDSMHRDREFLSPLTTFNHLEANLEHHGSIAEEQFDTYYRYLELVREEYKDRAIEDVRHALAYDVEEIQRQGEKYMDHVMAYIDDDTVEDEITGREQEPDEQFLRSVEEKLSLPEDRKDDFRQEVANWVSRRAREGSSFDPQDNDRLRRALERKLWEDKKHNINFSALVSSGEMDDDERSAWIEALIDQGYSQEGAREVLEFAGAEVAKSEMED, encoded by the coding sequence ATGACAAGCAATCCAGACACTCTGTCAGAACTGAGCGACGATTACCGGGCCTCGATCCCCGCCGACCTCCGTGATCACCACGACTTCGAGTGGTACCTCGATCAGTTGTACGAGGAGCCGGCGGTCGCCCGTAGCGCCCATCAGCGCGTCGCCGATATGTTCGACTACTACGGTACCGAGTACGACGAAGACGCCGGCCTCGTCGAGTACAAACTCGCCTCCGAGGACCCGATCAACGACGGCGAGAACACCTTTTACGGCCGTGTCATCCACGAGTCGATCCACGAGTTCGTCAACAAGGTCAAAAGCGGCGCGCGCGGACTCGGGCCCCAAAAGCGAATCAAACTCCTGCTCGGTCCAGTCGGATCGGGGAAGTCCGACTTCGACCGGCAGGTCCGGCGGTACTTCGAGGATTACACCCGCCGGGATGAGGGGCGGATGTACACCTTCCGGTGGACGAACCTCTGTGACGTCATCCCCGATCAGGACCCCGCCGACGACACAGTCCGATCGCCGATGAACCAGGACCCGCTGGTGTTGATCCCCGAACAGCAACGCCAGGACATCCTCGACGACATCAACGAGCTGCTGGATGCGCCGTACACGATCCGCAACGAGCAGGCCCTGGACCCCGCCAGCGAGTTCTACATGGATCGGCTGCTGGCGTACTACGACGACGACCTAGAGACCGTGCTGGAGGGCCACGTCGAAATCGTCCGCCTCGTGGCCGACGAGAACATGCGACAGGCTATCGAGACCTTCGAGCCCAAAGACAAGAAAAACCAGGACGAAACCGAGCTGACCGGTGACGTCAACTACTCGAAGATCGCGATCTACGGCGAGAGTGACCCGCGGGCGTTCGATTACTCGGGCGCGTTCTGCAACGCCAACCGGGGGCTGTTCTCCGGGGAGGAGCTCCTGAAACTCCAGCGGGAGTTCCTCTATGACTTCCTGCACGCGACCCAGGAACAGACGATCAAACCCAAGAACAACCCTCGGATCGACATCGACCAGGTGATCGTCGGCCGGACCAACATGCCCGAGTACAAAGAGAAGAAGGGCGACGAGAAGATGGAGGCGTTCAACGACCGGACCAAGCGCATCGACTTTCCGTACGTGTTGGGCTACGAAGACGAGGCGATGATCTACCGGAAGATGCTACGCAACGCCGATCTGCCTGACATCTCCGTCGAACCCCACACCCTGGAGATGGCGGGGCTGTTCGGCGTGTTGACCCGGATCGAAGAGCCCGATGCCGGGAAGATCGACCTGATCCAGAAAGCCAAGGCCTACAACGGCGAGATCGATGCGACCGACGACGTCGACGTAAAGAAGCTCCGCGAGGAGGGTGACGCGACCGCCGAGATCGGCGAGGGGATGGAGGGCGTCAGCCCGCGGTTCATCGGCGACGAGATCGCCGAGGCGATCATGGACTCGATGCACCGCGATCGGGAGTTCCTCTCGCCGCTGACGACGTTCAACCACCTCGAAGCGAACCTCGAACACCACGGCTCGATCGCCGAAGAGCAGTTCGATACCTACTACCGCTATCTCGAACTGGTCCGGGAGGAGTACAAGGACCGCGCCATCGAGGACGTCCGCCACGCCCTGGCCTACGACGTCGAGGAGATCCAGCGCCAGGGCGAGAAGTACATGGACCACGTGATGGCCTACATCGACGACGACACCGTCGAGGACGAGATCACGGGCCGCGAGCAGGAACCCGACGAGCAGTTCCTCCGCAGCGTCGAGGAGAAGCTGAGCCTGCCCGAGGACCGCAAGGACGACTTCCGCCAGGAGGTCGCTAACTGGGTCTCCCGTCGGGCTCGTGAAGGGTCGAGCTTCGACCCACAGGACAACGACCGACTGCGCCGCGCCTTAGAGCGCAAGCTCTGGGAAGACAAGAAACACAACATCAACTTCTCGGCGCTGGTGTCCTCCGGCGAGATGGACGACGACGAGCGGTCAGCGTGGATCGAGGCGCTGATCGATCAGGGCTACAGCCAGGAGGGTGCCAGGGAGGTGCTGGAGTTCGCCGGCGCGGAAGTCGCGAAAAGCGAGATGGAAGACTGA
- a CDS encoding DUF5820 family protein — MDLADALPTDWSLWNEEAGRVVMVYRPDVFDSEAFPPPCLPTLYLTKGSRGRRPGRPQPDPDDPWYLTLSLEPDVTADRREFDGRKAAMDGAVELANTFSDGEIDYRSLYQVPREAYLAKLDELTGREA, encoded by the coding sequence ATGGATCTCGCGGACGCGCTGCCGACGGACTGGTCGCTCTGGAACGAGGAGGCCGGGCGGGTCGTGATGGTCTATCGGCCGGACGTCTTCGACAGTGAGGCGTTCCCACCGCCGTGTTTGCCGACGCTGTATCTCACGAAAGGGTCGCGAGGTCGCCGCCCGGGCAGGCCACAGCCGGATCCCGACGATCCCTGGTACCTGACGCTGTCGCTGGAGCCGGACGTGACCGCCGACCGGCGGGAGTTCGACGGTCGAAAGGCGGCGATGGACGGTGCCGTCGAGTTGGCGAATACATTCTCCGACGGAGAGATCGACTATCGGTCGCTGTATCAGGTACCTCGGGAGGCGTATCTGGCGAAGCTCGACGAGTTGACCGGGCGGGAAGCTTAA
- a CDS encoding UPF0179 family protein — MAQLTLVGTRLAEVGQTFVYQGAAAACEGCPYRDQCLNLTTGRKYEVVEVRDNASVLDCGVHDTGVQAVEVKPAPIQANVASQGAYAGSKAALEGPCPYTDCPSHGYCEPAGAAFDEQYTIDEVLGDPPHDYCMLDRDLTLVELAPPDDA; from the coding sequence ATGGCGCAACTCACGCTCGTCGGCACGCGTCTGGCGGAAGTCGGACAGACGTTCGTCTATCAGGGGGCTGCAGCGGCCTGCGAGGGGTGTCCCTACCGCGATCAGTGTCTCAATCTCACAACGGGGCGCAAATACGAGGTCGTCGAAGTCCGGGACAACGCCAGCGTCCTCGACTGTGGCGTGCACGATACCGGCGTGCAGGCCGTCGAAGTCAAGCCCGCGCCGATCCAGGCCAACGTTGCCTCACAGGGAGCGTACGCCGGGAGCAAAGCCGCGCTCGAAGGCCCCTGTCCGTACACGGACTGTCCCAGCCACGGGTACTGTGAACCCGCCGGCGCGGCGTTCGACGAACAGTACACGATCGACGAAGTGCTCGGCGACCCACCCCACGACTATTGCATGCTCGATCGCGATCTGACGCTGGTCGAACTGGCACCGCCGGACGACGCGTGA
- a CDS encoding succinylglutamate desuccinylase/aspartoacylase domain-containing protein, with amino-acid sequence MRIEQLGAGEPSVAVVGAIHGDEPCGVTAIDRLLASDPPIERPVKLIVANERALAAEQRYCEEDLNRTFPGDPDGPTHESRLAAELTAELEGCTTLALHSTQSYEGPFAIVERAGSPSEELARQLSVDAIVETGPFDDGRLFQSVETLVEVEAGYQGSTVAADNATRIVREFLRATGVLADEPPLAPREHGVYALKDVVPKDDADEYEVFVSNFERVEAGDPFAAADGDTVVADEPFYPVLLSAYGYEDVFGYVAEKVDSSA; translated from the coding sequence ATGCGGATCGAACAGCTCGGTGCTGGCGAACCGTCCGTCGCTGTCGTCGGCGCAATTCACGGTGACGAACCGTGTGGCGTGACGGCGATCGACCGTCTACTGGCGTCTGACCCACCCATCGAGCGACCTGTGAAGTTGATCGTCGCGAACGAGCGGGCGCTGGCGGCCGAGCAGCGCTACTGCGAGGAGGACCTCAACCGAACGTTCCCGGGTGATCCCGACGGGCCGACGCACGAATCGCGGCTCGCGGCCGAGCTGACGGCCGAACTCGAAGGGTGTACGACCCTAGCGTTGCACTCGACACAGTCTTACGAGGGGCCGTTCGCGATCGTCGAGCGGGCGGGTAGCCCGTCCGAAGAGCTCGCACGGCAACTGTCCGTCGATGCAATCGTCGAAACCGGCCCGTTCGACGACGGACGGCTCTTTCAGTCGGTCGAGACGCTCGTGGAGGTCGAGGCTGGCTATCAGGGATCGACAGTCGCCGCGGACAACGCCACCCGGATCGTCCGGGAGTTCCTGCGAGCGACCGGTGTGCTGGCCGACGAGCCGCCGCTTGCTCCGCGCGAACACGGGGTGTACGCACTCAAAGACGTCGTCCCGAAAGACGACGCCGACGAATACGAGGTGTTCGTCTCGAACTTCGAACGTGTCGAGGCCGGCGACCCCTTCGCCGCCGCGGATGGCGACACCGTTGTCGCGGACGAGCCGTTTTATCCCGTGTTACTCTCGGCATACGGTTATGAGGACGTCTTCGGGTACGTGGCAGAGAAAGTGGACAGTTCCGCGTAG
- a CDS encoding adenosylhomocysteinase, whose protein sequence is MTGQPITQQLEDVESAVESGRKKIDWARQHMSIVESLREDFEDEQPLAGETVAMAMHVEATTAVLTEALAAAGAEVAITGCNPLSTHDDVSAALDAHESITSYAKRGVDDEQYYEAMHAVIDHDPTITIDDGADLVFLVHEEYPELIDSIIGGCEETTTGVHRLRAMDEDGALEYPMFAVNDTPMKRLFDNVHGTGEASMVAIELTTNLAIAGKTVVVGGYGQCGKGVAKKASGMNADVIVTEIDPRQALEAHMEGFEVTTMDEAAREGDIFVTTTGNRDVITEEHFENMQDGALLANAGHFDVEINLEDLDAMAEEVIEARDGVTGYVMPDGRQLNVLAEGRLVNLAAPKAEGHPVEVMDQSFGIQAVAAREMATNGERYDAGVHNIPDRLDREVAEIKLDAEGIDIDDLTPEQREYMDSWQHGT, encoded by the coding sequence ATGACCGGACAGCCGATTACCCAGCAGCTTGAGGACGTCGAGTCGGCAGTCGAATCAGGACGCAAGAAGATCGACTGGGCGCGCCAGCACATGTCGATCGTCGAGTCGCTCCGCGAGGATTTCGAGGACGAACAGCCACTGGCGGGCGAGACCGTCGCGATGGCGATGCACGTCGAGGCCACGACGGCCGTCCTGACGGAGGCGCTCGCGGCGGCGGGCGCGGAGGTCGCGATCACGGGGTGTAACCCCCTCTCGACGCACGACGATGTGAGTGCGGCGCTTGACGCCCACGAGTCGATCACCTCCTACGCCAAACGCGGCGTCGACGACGAACAGTACTACGAGGCCATGCACGCCGTGATCGATCACGATCCGACGATCACGATCGATGACGGCGCGGATCTGGTCTTTCTCGTCCACGAGGAGTACCCCGAACTGATCGACTCGATCATCGGCGGCTGCGAGGAGACCACCACGGGCGTTCACCGCCTGCGGGCGATGGACGAGGACGGCGCGCTGGAGTATCCGATGTTCGCCGTCAACGACACGCCGATGAAGCGGCTGTTCGACAACGTCCACGGGACCGGCGAGGCCTCGATGGTCGCGATCGAACTGACGACGAACCTCGCGATCGCGGGCAAGACCGTCGTCGTCGGCGGCTACGGTCAGTGTGGCAAGGGCGTCGCCAAGAAGGCCTCGGGCATGAACGCCGACGTGATCGTCACCGAGATCGACCCGCGCCAGGCACTGGAGGCCCACATGGAGGGCTTCGAGGTCACGACGATGGACGAGGCCGCCCGCGAGGGTGACATCTTCGTGACGACGACCGGCAACCGCGACGTCATCACCGAGGAGCACTTCGAGAATATGCAGGACGGCGCGCTGCTGGCGAACGCGGGTCACTTCGATGTGGAGATCAACCTCGAGGACCTCGACGCGATGGCCGAGGAAGTCATCGAGGCTCGCGACGGCGTCACCGGCTACGTCATGCCCGACGGCCGCCAGCTCAACGTCCTCGCTGAGGGGCGGCTGGTCAACCTCGCCGCGCCGAAAGCCGAGGGCCACCCCGTCGAGGTCATGGACCAGAGCTTCGGGATCCAGGCGGTCGCCGCCCGCGAGATGGCGACGAACGGCGAGCGGTACGACGCCGGCGTCCACAATATTCCCGACCGACTCGATCGTGAAGTCGCGGAGATCAAACTGGACGCGGAGGGGATCGATATCGACGATCTGACGCCCGAACAGCGCGAGTACATGGACTCCTGGCAGCACGGGACGTGA
- a CDS encoding MATE family efflux transporter: MSTDESGRSVNLTEGSLLRPLIALSLPIVASQLLQVMYNLADTFWVGRLGQNAVTALSLSLPFVFLMISLGGGLTVAGTVLVSQNTGAGNTERVSHVAGQTIAFVSLVSIGLAAIGFVLSPVLLPLIGGSADAEAIRLAVVYTRIIFVGVIFMFGFQIFQALLRGYGDTVTPMYLMGASVTMNILLDPILILGFKNNLLFELLHDAPLLGNLGWIDALPYLTSPEWLHNLPFLDVNFLALQADLFAATGFTGMGVTGAAVATVVSRGVAAMIGFWLIFSGRLELTVSLSDLRLELETVRKIVDIGVPTAAEQSANSLAYTVMTSLAAMVSGPAVAAYGIGNRINTFVFLPAVGLARGTETAVGQNLGAEQNARAKRAVLLSTGIVAVVFGVVSVLVFLLARPLVTVFIPGDPTVINLGTDYFKIIGPTYVFMGAFQVINAGFRGAGSTRTAMAFSIVSQWGVRIPPTFLLITVAGVGAMGVWGGIAFSHIAAAAAVGVWYVYGDWADNVLDEDEPGEEIAADDQAADPNGDGQPEGEPAVDD; the protein is encoded by the coding sequence GTGTCGACTGACGAGTCCGGGCGCTCGGTCAATCTCACCGAGGGATCACTATTACGTCCACTCATAGCGCTGTCGCTGCCGATCGTCGCGTCTCAGTTACTGCAGGTGATGTACAATCTCGCTGACACGTTCTGGGTCGGGCGTCTCGGACAGAACGCGGTGACGGCGCTGTCGCTGTCGTTGCCTTTCGTCTTCCTGATGATCAGTCTCGGCGGCGGGTTGACCGTCGCCGGCACGGTGCTGGTCTCCCAGAATACCGGTGCGGGCAACACCGAACGCGTCAGTCACGTCGCCGGCCAGACCATCGCGTTCGTCTCGCTGGTGTCGATCGGGCTGGCTGCAATCGGATTCGTCCTCTCGCCGGTGTTGTTGCCGCTGATCGGTGGTTCAGCCGACGCCGAAGCGATCCGGCTGGCAGTCGTCTACACGCGGATCATCTTCGTCGGCGTCATCTTCATGTTCGGCTTTCAGATCTTCCAGGCGCTGTTGCGCGGGTACGGCGACACGGTGACACCGATGTATCTGATGGGCGCGAGCGTGACGATGAACATCCTGCTCGATCCGATCTTGATCCTGGGATTCAAGAACAACCTTCTGTTCGAGCTACTCCACGACGCGCCGCTGCTCGGCAATCTCGGCTGGATCGACGCGCTCCCGTATCTGACCAGTCCCGAGTGGCTCCACAACCTGCCGTTTCTGGACGTGAACTTCCTCGCGCTGCAGGCCGACCTCTTCGCGGCGACTGGATTCACCGGGATGGGCGTGACCGGCGCGGCGGTCGCGACGGTCGTCTCCCGGGGCGTCGCGGCGATGATCGGCTTCTGGCTGATCTTCTCCGGCCGCCTGGAGTTGACGGTCTCGCTGTCGGATCTCCGGCTGGAGCTGGAGACCGTCAGGAAGATCGTCGACATCGGCGTCCCGACGGCCGCCGAACAGAGCGCCAACTCGCTGGCCTACACGGTGATGACTTCCCTGGCAGCGATGGTCAGTGGCCCCGCAGTCGCGGCCTACGGGATCGGCAACCGGATCAACACGTTCGTGTTCCTGCCGGCGGTCGGGCTCGCCCGCGGGACCGAAACGGCCGTCGGCCAGAACCTCGGTGCCGAACAGAACGCCCGGGCCAAACGGGCGGTCCTGCTCTCGACGGGGATCGTCGCTGTAGTCTTCGGCGTGGTGAGCGTGCTCGTGTTCCTGCTCGCTCGCCCGCTGGTGACGGTGTTCATCCCCGGCGACCCGACGGTCATCAACCTCGGGACGGACTACTTCAAGATCATCGGCCCGACCTACGTGTTTATGGGCGCGTTCCAGGTCATCAACGCCGGGTTCCGCGGTGCCGGCAGCACGCGGACGGCGATGGCCTTCTCGATCGTCTCTCAGTGGGGTGTCCGGATCCCGCCGACGTTCCTGCTGATCACCGTTGCCGGCGTCGGCGCGATGGGCGTCTGGGGCGGGATCGCCTTCTCGCACATCGCCGCCGCGGCGGCTGTCGGCGTCTGGTACGTCTACGGCGACTGGGCCGACAACGTGCTGGACGAAGACGAACCGGGCGAGGAAATAGCTGCGGACGACCAGGCCGCCGATCCGAACGGGGACGGCCAGCCAGAGGGCGAGCCGGCCGTCGACGACTGA